In Streptomyces sp. TS71-3, the following proteins share a genomic window:
- a CDS encoding ALF repeat-containing protein — MPRRRTTRTALTAAALPRSVALAGAAAGAGEGDTDLPGWLPDTDRGAAVWAYRTGGRAVQQSAAAALAGTDAQVGAFLTSELPRARAEDNRVTLFEGLAWAGTSVRAAAERALAGGDEAIAGYLRDGYTAPLKTDLRVEVFRALNAGGPGTRRNATTALETDTQEALENFLLETRYTGEEEDERVEVFKILNTASPQVREYAERALDDGSPKAVHWFLSTGQHIARARDEETATIDQLVTIVESEGRKAKLKTEKAVAAAEQAKEAALKAKEAALEAAEEAQAAQDDVRRSAKAADKAADAARGAARAAQTAISASRAAQSASQRAAQAAQAAAAAAAQAGSAAARAYRAAIAASADATKAAAARAAAEGARNAAARARTAAQAAEQASVASSQASVAGAAAASAAGNAADAANASAAAAEAAGAATEQARQAREAAADANAQAASATSAAQLSRQLADKAAASAGAAHRAAGSAATHADHAADAAEEAAEHAGEAIDHAERSTAYADAAVQAATTAADAVQEAQAVEEAARQAEAGRIQQDTEVGMVVARIKAVQEQEALERIATQQAQDDQTSQETRDLLAQAQDALSSGDDAGAVVCGRQAAVMLLDSHGTWTRQAAEFALAGGENEILNWIDVDRPAAERQDDRETVLALAEVAAPDVATGARQALESEDPDAANWFLTSGLTDSAATENRVKIFTILGHDPGRAVKAKAEAALEDGSPEALSRFLSTEYAEAVKQDDNVECFRILNEGGAYLQAAAKVVLEGSAYMRRSFVAHDQYDVARLDHDSQAHVAAIRAAIAHAAHTAQKALEDAARASKAAAEAREAAEDASNWAAKAQGYADAAASAAAQARSNADAADASAAQAAASAQQADEAAVVARTAARSANYSVNRAYASAGQAQASAASAAESAASARASAEQAGQDAAAAASAASDAHRIAREKRRQEIAEAAAEAERRAREAAENGTDPADTPENDESTAEEEGRFLGLTREQWVNYSGKVHTIAGWLSRTSRAAALVALRIPEGQPAAAFLFGLSNTMKGISWLAGGVHVIAEWPDIMKSLASFATGASGLFYGHDNAAAAVLDGLTGLADEARSRVSGFLEDTGTSFLGLVGLD; from the coding sequence GTGCCCAGACGCCGTACCACCCGGACCGCGCTGACCGCCGCCGCACTGCCCAGGTCGGTCGCCCTCGCCGGAGCCGCCGCGGGAGCCGGGGAGGGCGACACCGACCTGCCCGGCTGGTTACCCGACACCGACCGCGGCGCGGCCGTCTGGGCCTACCGGACCGGCGGCCGTGCCGTACAGCAGTCCGCCGCTGCCGCGCTGGCCGGCACCGACGCCCAGGTCGGTGCGTTCCTGACCAGCGAACTCCCCCGGGCCAGGGCCGAGGACAATCGCGTCACCCTGTTCGAGGGCCTCGCCTGGGCCGGCACGTCGGTGCGGGCAGCCGCGGAGCGGGCGCTGGCAGGCGGTGACGAGGCCATCGCCGGCTACCTCCGGGACGGCTACACGGCGCCGCTCAAGACGGATCTGCGGGTCGAGGTGTTCCGTGCCTTGAACGCCGGCGGCCCGGGTACTCGGCGGAACGCGACCACGGCGCTGGAGACGGACACCCAGGAGGCGTTGGAGAACTTCCTTCTCGAAACCCGGTACACCGGCGAGGAAGAGGACGAGCGGGTCGAGGTCTTCAAGATCCTCAACACCGCCTCCCCTCAGGTGAGGGAGTACGCCGAACGCGCGCTCGACGACGGTTCCCCGAAAGCCGTTCACTGGTTCCTCAGTACAGGCCAGCACATCGCCCGCGCACGCGACGAGGAGACCGCCACCATCGACCAGTTGGTGACGATCGTCGAGAGCGAGGGACGGAAGGCCAAACTCAAGACGGAGAAGGCGGTCGCCGCTGCCGAGCAGGCGAAGGAAGCGGCGCTCAAGGCGAAGGAAGCGGCCCTTGAGGCAGCCGAAGAAGCCCAGGCCGCCCAGGATGACGTCCGCAGGTCGGCCAAGGCCGCCGACAAGGCCGCCGACGCCGCACGCGGCGCGGCCCGTGCGGCCCAGACCGCGATCAGCGCCTCCCGTGCCGCGCAGTCCGCCTCGCAGCGGGCGGCACAGGCAGCACAAGCCGCCGCCGCTGCGGCGGCGCAGGCGGGAAGTGCGGCGGCACGCGCCTATCGCGCCGCCATCGCCGCGTCCGCCGACGCCACGAAGGCGGCCGCGGCACGCGCGGCCGCCGAAGGCGCCCGCAACGCCGCCGCACGGGCCCGTACCGCCGCGCAGGCAGCGGAGCAGGCGTCCGTCGCCTCCTCCCAGGCCTCCGTAGCCGGTGCCGCGGCCGCCTCCGCCGCGGGCAACGCCGCGGACGCGGCCAACGCCTCCGCCGCCGCGGCCGAGGCCGCCGGTGCCGCCACCGAGCAGGCCCGCCAGGCACGCGAGGCCGCCGCCGACGCCAACGCGCAGGCAGCCAGCGCCACCAGCGCCGCACAGCTGTCCCGTCAGCTGGCCGACAAGGCGGCCGCATCCGCCGGCGCCGCTCATCGAGCGGCCGGCTCCGCGGCGACCCATGCCGACCATGCCGCCGACGCCGCCGAAGAGGCGGCCGAGCACGCCGGCGAGGCGATCGACCACGCCGAACGGTCCACCGCCTACGCCGACGCCGCCGTCCAGGCCGCCACCACCGCCGCCGACGCGGTCCAGGAAGCACAGGCCGTCGAGGAGGCGGCCCGCCAGGCGGAGGCCGGCCGCATCCAGCAGGACACCGAGGTCGGGATGGTGGTGGCCCGGATCAAGGCCGTGCAGGAGCAGGAGGCCTTGGAGCGGATCGCCACGCAGCAGGCCCAGGACGACCAGACGTCCCAGGAGACCCGGGACCTCCTCGCACAGGCGCAGGATGCCCTGTCGTCCGGAGACGATGCCGGGGCCGTGGTCTGCGGACGGCAAGCAGCGGTCATGCTCCTGGACAGTCACGGCACATGGACACGCCAGGCAGCGGAGTTCGCTCTCGCCGGTGGCGAGAACGAGATCCTCAACTGGATCGACGTCGACCGGCCGGCGGCGGAGCGGCAGGACGATCGCGAGACGGTGCTCGCACTTGCCGAGGTGGCCGCTCCGGATGTCGCGACGGGGGCTCGCCAGGCCCTGGAGAGCGAGGATCCCGATGCGGCGAACTGGTTTCTCACTTCGGGCCTGACCGACTCGGCCGCCACGGAGAACCGCGTGAAGATCTTCACGATTCTGGGGCACGACCCCGGCCGGGCGGTCAAGGCAAAGGCTGAGGCAGCGCTGGAGGACGGCAGCCCCGAGGCACTGTCCCGCTTCCTGAGCACGGAGTACGCCGAGGCGGTCAAGCAGGACGACAACGTCGAGTGTTTCCGGATCCTCAACGAGGGGGGCGCGTACCTCCAGGCGGCCGCGAAGGTCGTGTTGGAAGGGTCCGCCTACATGAGACGGTCGTTCGTCGCGCACGACCAGTACGACGTCGCCCGCCTGGACCACGACTCCCAAGCCCATGTCGCCGCGATCCGGGCCGCCATCGCCCATGCCGCCCATACCGCGCAGAAAGCTCTGGAGGACGCCGCACGCGCCTCCAAGGCCGCGGCGGAGGCCCGAGAGGCGGCCGAGGACGCGTCGAACTGGGCGGCCAAGGCCCAGGGCTACGCCGACGCCGCGGCGAGCGCGGCCGCACAGGCCCGTTCCAACGCCGATGCGGCCGACGCGTCGGCCGCGCAGGCCGCCGCGTCCGCGCAGCAGGCCGACGAGGCCGCGGTCGTGGCCCGCACCGCTGCTCGTAGCGCGAACTACTCCGTGAACCGGGCCTACGCCTCCGCCGGCCAGGCCCAGGCCTCGGCCGCCTCGGCGGCGGAATCCGCGGCAAGTGCGCGTGCTTCGGCCGAGCAGGCGGGCCAGGACGCCGCTGCCGCAGCGTCGGCGGCCAGCGACGCGCACCGCATCGCGCGGGAGAAGCGACGGCAGGAGATCGCCGAAGCGGCCGCCGAAGCGGAGCGCAGGGCCCGGGAGGCCGCCGAGAACGGGACCGATCCCGCCGACACCCCCGAGAACGACGAGTCCACGGCCGAGGAGGAGGGCAGGTTCCTCGGTCTGACCCGGGAACAGTGGGTCAACTATTCCGGCAAGGTCCACACCATAGCCGGATGGTTGTCGAGAACCTCCCGCGCAGCGGCCCTGGTCGCCCTTCGGATCCCGGAGGGCCAGCCGGCAGCTGCGTTCCTCTTTGGCCTCTCGAACACCATGAAAGGCATCTCCTGGCTGGCAGGCGGCGTGCACGTCATCGCGGAGTGGCCGGACATCATGAAGAGCCTGGCCTCGTTCGCGACGGGTGCGTCCGGGCTGTTCTACGGCCACGACAACGCGGCCGCCGCGGTGCTCGACGGCCTCACGGGACTCGCGGACGAGGCCAGGTCGAGGGTGTCCGGTTTCCTGGAGGACACCGGCACGTCGTTCCTCGGCCTGGTGGGCCTGGACTGA
- a CDS encoding helix-turn-helix domain-containing protein has translation MEDFAFQLRELRQSAGGVTYRQMARRAEFSAATLAQAAAGRRLPTLAVALAYARACGGAHDEWERRWQQAAAQDLSRSPDGESDEASPYLGLRRFEPQDQDRFFGREQLTADLAGLLRARRCVALVGASGSGKSSLLRAGLIPALRDGSPESLRPAVVRVLTPGPDPVHTHAAALSGVRPAIGEDRGLGSGGKVPCGGADTVVVVDQFEELFTLCRDPHERTTFIDMLLTAQDEANRLRVVIAVRADFFGHCANHRNLADALRDATLLVGPMTPAELRAAIVKPAATAGLVVERALSSRIIEEVTGQPGALPMMSHTLLQTWRRRRGRALTASAYEAAGGLRGAIAQSAEEFYNQLSPDQVSTLRRMMLRMITPGEGTQDTRRPVDRTELSAHLPGPEQEILERLARLRLVTLDETTVELAHEALISAWSRLHGWIEEERSRLRVHRALTDHARAWEQLHRDAGALYRGTRLETARKAFQEGADTCLTTEERTFLNASITAHEKEQETAARTTRRLRSFATSLCILLALTLVAAGLAFVQRHDAIAAQDRALSRQLAAQSATLRETDPDLAALLAVHAYQTSPTTEATVSLYAAAANPLRRRLRDHGSWVAYTPDGNTLVTASPYFTVNVRNSTTGGLVRTIPNQEFISDLAVSPDGRTLALNRRLGVEIRELSTGKLLTHLDIPHSVAAQVLYTPDSRPLAVIGSGQVVDLTTGRNTTRLRGLNVDVRTAALSHDGRTLATVGDTGPVCLWDLATGHRTKTLGGTGSKTSLSVDFSPDDRTIATADIDNTVRLWNTATGRVKASLTGHTGKVTQTAFSPDGSTLASAGDDSSVRLWDTANGRSYQVIRTRGIGTLAFSPDGHTLATGGSPDDNARLWNVDTPIRKTYPLEHGEHVTGTALSPDKHTLAVSSVSTKEGGIADYSLRLLDTDSPANATLANGDTVMALAFSPDGRHLAGSDSSYETHLWDARTTEARTLLQRSPDPYGRRMGFSADGQTFAAAATSDSISLWKTFTDEGPVSSLRSAFGSIQSLAVGPDGRTIAALHADGGLRLWNTHPPVEIRLLTEDGTAAGSVLPSRSPEATTLAFSPNGRFLAVQERTGTVQVWDTTTGDRKMSLSFRVPAFYSVSPSMVFSPDNHTLAVTTASDVQVMDTTTGYVRATLPVRAKSSTSLVFSTDGHTLITTEGDGNLLLWNVALPSPASIIVETCLAVDRTLSFEEEAQYLPRNLHRRACSP, from the coding sequence GTGGAGGATTTCGCCTTCCAGCTGCGGGAATTACGGCAGTCTGCGGGTGGGGTTACCTACCGGCAGATGGCGCGTAGGGCAGAGTTCTCGGCTGCCACCCTCGCCCAGGCGGCGGCCGGCAGGCGACTGCCCACGCTGGCTGTGGCACTGGCCTACGCCAGGGCTTGCGGCGGCGCTCACGATGAGTGGGAGCGTCGCTGGCAGCAAGCGGCTGCCCAGGATCTGAGCCGGTCACCTGACGGGGAGAGCGACGAAGCCAGCCCTTATCTCGGATTAAGACGCTTTGAGCCGCAGGATCAGGACCGCTTCTTCGGCCGCGAGCAGCTCACCGCGGACCTGGCAGGTCTTCTTCGAGCGCGCCGCTGCGTGGCCTTGGTGGGCGCGTCCGGCAGCGGCAAGTCCTCTCTGCTGCGGGCCGGGCTCATTCCCGCCCTACGAGATGGGTCACCGGAGTCATTGCGTCCGGCTGTCGTGCGCGTACTCACTCCGGGACCTGACCCGGTACATACCCATGCTGCGGCTCTGAGCGGTGTGCGGCCCGCCATTGGGGAGGACAGAGGGCTCGGCTCGGGTGGGAAGGTCCCCTGCGGTGGTGCCGACACGGTGGTTGTCGTCGACCAGTTCGAAGAGCTTTTCACGTTGTGCCGAGACCCTCACGAGCGCACTACGTTCATCGATATGCTTCTGACGGCCCAAGACGAAGCAAATCGACTACGCGTGGTCATCGCTGTCCGGGCAGATTTCTTCGGACACTGTGCCAACCACCGAAACTTGGCTGATGCTCTGCGCGACGCGACCCTCCTCGTCGGCCCCATGACTCCAGCCGAATTGCGTGCGGCCATAGTCAAACCGGCGGCTACCGCCGGGCTTGTCGTTGAGCGGGCCCTTTCTTCCCGGATCATCGAGGAAGTCACTGGCCAGCCCGGCGCCCTTCCGATGATGTCCCATACGCTCCTCCAGACCTGGCGCCGACGCCGCGGCCGGGCCCTCACCGCATCCGCGTACGAGGCTGCCGGCGGCCTTCGGGGCGCCATCGCCCAAAGCGCTGAGGAGTTCTACAATCAGCTCTCCCCCGACCAGGTCAGCACCCTCCGTCGCATGATGCTCCGCATGATCACTCCCGGCGAGGGAACACAGGACACCCGGCGCCCTGTCGACCGCACGGAGTTGAGCGCTCACCTACCAGGCCCTGAACAAGAGATCCTTGAACGCCTCGCACGGCTCCGCCTGGTCACCCTCGACGAGACCACCGTCGAACTCGCCCACGAGGCGCTCATCTCCGCCTGGAGCCGCCTGCACGGATGGATCGAGGAGGAGCGCAGCCGACTACGAGTTCACCGTGCGCTCACCGATCATGCCCGGGCCTGGGAACAGCTCCACCGCGATGCAGGCGCCCTGTACCGCGGCACACGCCTGGAAACAGCACGAAAAGCGTTCCAAGAAGGCGCCGATACGTGCCTGACAACTGAGGAACGAACGTTCCTGAATGCAAGCATCACCGCTCACGAGAAGGAACAGGAGACAGCCGCTCGAACCACTCGCCGGCTGCGCTCGTTCGCCACGAGCCTGTGCATTCTGCTCGCGCTCACGCTCGTAGCCGCAGGACTGGCGTTCGTCCAGCGTCACGACGCCATCGCCGCACAGGACCGGGCCCTCTCCCGCCAACTCGCCGCCCAGTCCGCCACTCTGCGGGAGACCGATCCCGATCTCGCCGCCCTCCTGGCCGTCCATGCCTACCAGACCAGCCCCACCACCGAGGCCACTGTCAGCCTGTATGCCGCAGCCGCCAATCCACTGCGCCGAAGACTCAGGGATCACGGCTCGTGGGTGGCGTACACACCTGACGGCAACACCCTCGTCACAGCGAGCCCCTACTTCACCGTAAATGTGAGAAACAGTACGACGGGCGGCCTCGTCCGTACCATCCCCAACCAGGAATTCATCTCCGACCTGGCGGTGAGCCCTGACGGCCGCACCCTGGCTCTCAACAGACGGCTAGGCGTGGAGATACGCGAACTGAGCACCGGCAAACTGCTGACGCACCTTGATATTCCGCACTCGGTTGCAGCACAAGTTCTGTACACACCGGACAGTCGTCCTCTTGCCGTAATCGGGTCAGGGCAGGTGGTGGACCTCACCACCGGACGGAATACAACTCGGCTTCGTGGCCTCAACGTCGACGTCCGCACCGCAGCATTGAGCCATGACGGGCGAACGCTGGCCACTGTCGGCGACACAGGCCCGGTGTGTCTGTGGGACCTTGCCACCGGCCACCGAACAAAGACCCTTGGCGGCACCGGCTCGAAGACATCCCTGTCAGTGGATTTCAGTCCTGATGACCGTACGATCGCCACTGCGGACATCGACAACACCGTTCGGCTGTGGAACACCGCAACCGGACGCGTCAAAGCCTCCCTCACAGGCCATACCGGCAAGGTGACGCAGACGGCTTTCAGTCCCGATGGCAGCACACTGGCGTCGGCCGGGGACGACTCCAGCGTGCGTTTGTGGGACACGGCCAACGGTCGCTCCTACCAGGTTATTCGTACACGCGGAATCGGAACACTGGCCTTCAGCCCAGATGGGCACACCCTGGCAACTGGTGGCTCGCCGGACGACAATGCGCGCCTCTGGAATGTCGACACACCCATCCGCAAGACCTATCCCCTGGAACATGGTGAACACGTCACCGGCACAGCCCTAAGCCCTGACAAGCACACCCTGGCCGTCAGCAGCGTCAGCACGAAGGAAGGCGGGATTGCCGATTATTCGCTACGCCTGCTCGACACGGATTCCCCGGCAAACGCCACCCTAGCCAACGGCGATACGGTAATGGCCTTGGCCTTCAGCCCCGACGGCCGTCACCTGGCCGGCTCCGACTCCTCCTACGAAACACACCTCTGGGACGCACGCACAACCGAAGCCAGAACGCTTCTCCAGCGCAGTCCCGATCCCTACGGTCGACGAATGGGGTTCAGTGCGGACGGACAGACCTTCGCCGCAGCTGCAACAAGCGACAGCATCAGTCTGTGGAAGACGTTCACCGACGAAGGCCCCGTGTCCTCCTTACGGTCAGCGTTCGGCAGCATCCAGTCATTGGCCGTTGGCCCCGACGGCCGTACCATCGCCGCCCTCCACGCCGATGGGGGTCTGCGACTGTGGAACACACATCCGCCTGTGGAGATCAGGCTTCTCACCGAGGACGGGACGGCCGCAGGATCTGTTCTGCCCTCCCGGTCTCCGGAGGCCACCACACTTGCATTCAGTCCCAACGGACGGTTTCTGGCTGTCCAAGAAAGAACCGGAACGGTACAAGTTTGGGATACGACGACGGGAGACAGAAAAATGAGTCTCAGCTTCCGAGTACCCGCCTTTTATTCCGTATCGCCCTCCATGGTGTTCAGCCCGGACAACCACACATTGGCCGTCACTACCGCGTCTGACGTTCAGGTCATGGACACCACGACCGGATACGTTCGTGCAACTCTTCCCGTGCGTGCGAAGAGCAGCACATCTCTCGTCTTCAGCACCGACGGCCACACCCTGATCACCACAGAAGGCGACGGCAACCTACTCCTCTGGAATGTCGCGCTCCCCAGCCCTGCCAGCATCATCGTCGAGACCTGTCTGGCCGTGGACCGAACCTTGTCGTTCGAGGAGGAGGCGCAGTACCTTCCTCGAAACCTTCACCGTCGCGCCTGCTCCCCATAG
- a CDS encoding helix-turn-helix domain-containing protein — protein MIEVGERVGCRRPRGRSCGRGWWLRWSRARATFRKAAEVFGISERSVGSWWRSYRGGGREALVVRRTRRPGPHQLISDEERDTLFRAMADYSPEEPVIGGPLWTRAAVPGAGPDGDRSGQK, from the coding sequence GTGATCGAGGTTGGGGAGCGCGTCGGCTGTCGCCGGCCGCGGGGGAGGTCGTGCGGTCGTGGGTGGTGGCTGCGTTGGAGTCGGGCACGCGCCACGTTTCGGAAGGCGGCCGAGGTGTTCGGTATCAGTGAGCGGTCGGTGGGCAGTTGGTGGCGGTCCTACCGCGGCGGTGGCCGTGAGGCTCTGGTGGTGCGGCGGACCCGGCGCCCGGGGCCACACCAGCTGATCAGCGACGAGGAACGGGACACGTTATTCCGTGCGATGGCGGACTACTCGCCCGAGGAACCGGTGATCGGTGGACCGTTGTGGACCAGAGCCGCGGTGCCGGGAGCCGGCCCGGATGGTGACCGGAGTGGTCAGAAGTGA
- a CDS encoding helix-turn-helix domain-containing protein, translated as MGGETLFRTDDLPVEDRFDGFRDCITRAAFLTEADSAYARDFRGEIRLMRFGGIHLWPVAAHPMRLVRTSRLIRQSDPEVYHLTLSLSGTVDISQDGRQARHGPGHMYVVDSSRPSVCSISHLNALGLDIQRSLVPLSPRTVAPLLARPLSGGKSVGGLLAALLTQIASEGPHAPADATRLETVIVDLFSATLAHHLDAKDHLAPETRTRTLMLRIRAFIERHLHDSALDPATIAAAHHISLSYLHRLFQNEGITVSAWIRAQRLERARADLSDPQQHTVPVHHIAARWGFSHHAAFTRAFRSAFGTSPRDYRHRTQVST; from the coding sequence ATGGGCGGTGAGACCCTCTTCCGAACCGATGACTTACCCGTAGAGGACCGCTTCGACGGCTTCCGTGACTGCATCACGAGGGCGGCCTTCCTCACCGAGGCCGACAGCGCATACGCCCGGGACTTCCGAGGCGAGATTCGTCTGATGCGGTTCGGCGGAATCCACTTGTGGCCGGTGGCCGCGCATCCGATGCGCCTCGTGCGCACATCCCGGTTGATCCGGCAGTCCGACCCGGAGGTCTACCACCTCACGCTCTCCTTGAGCGGCACCGTCGACATCAGCCAGGACGGCCGTCAGGCCAGGCACGGCCCGGGACACATGTACGTCGTCGACAGTTCGCGCCCGTCCGTCTGCAGCATCTCCCACCTCAACGCCCTGGGTCTGGACATTCAGCGCTCGCTGGTCCCGCTGTCGCCTCGCACTGTCGCGCCGCTGCTGGCACGGCCCCTGTCGGGAGGGAAGAGCGTGGGCGGACTGCTGGCTGCCCTGCTCACCCAGATAGCCAGCGAAGGCCCCCACGCTCCCGCCGACGCCACGCGACTTGAGACCGTCATCGTCGATCTGTTCTCAGCCACACTCGCCCACCACCTCGACGCCAAAGACCATCTCGCGCCAGAAACCCGCACCAGAACCCTGATGTTGAGGATCCGCGCTTTCATCGAACGCCACTTGCACGATTCCGCTCTGGACCCGGCCACGATCGCCGCCGCACACCACATATCCCTCAGCTACCTGCACCGCCTCTTCCAAAACGAAGGCATAACCGTCTCCGCCTGGATCCGTGCCCAGCGCCTGGAACGTGCCCGCGCCGACCTCAGCGATCCACAACAGCACACCGTTCCCGTGCACCACATTGCGGCACGCTGGGGCTTCTCCCACCATGCGGCCTTCACCCGCGCCTTCCGCAGTGCCTTCGGGACCTCGCCGCGGGATTACCGGCACCGGACGCAGGTTTCGACGTAG
- the crcB gene encoding fluoride efflux transporter CrcB: MNWLLVIAGAMVGAPLRYLTDRTVQMKHDTVLPWGTFTVNITGCLILGLLTGATSAGATPERLQLLLGTGLCGALTTYSTFSYETLRLNEEGARFYALANIVASVVAGLGAAFTGAALATALWV; the protein is encoded by the coding sequence GTGAACTGGCTACTGGTCATCGCCGGCGCCATGGTCGGCGCACCACTGCGCTACCTCACCGACCGCACCGTGCAGATGAAACACGACACCGTCCTCCCCTGGGGCACCTTCACCGTCAACATCACCGGCTGCCTGATACTCGGCCTGCTCACCGGAGCGACATCCGCCGGCGCCACCCCCGAGCGACTGCAACTCCTCCTCGGTACCGGCCTGTGCGGCGCCCTGACGACATACTCCACCTTCTCCTACGAAACACTCCGTCTCAACGAGGAAGGCGCGCGCTTCTACGCCCTCGCCAACATCGTCGCCAGCGTGGTCGCGGGCCTCGGAGCCGCCTTCACAGGAGCGGCCCTCGCCACGGCACTTTGGGTCTAA
- a CDS encoding DUF190 domain-containing protein, with amino-acid sequence MRLTGSAVRLTVYVGESDTWHHKPLYTEIVHRAHHAGLAGASVFRGIEGFGASSLIHTSRLLSLSEDLPLAVVIVDDEAHIRAFLPELDELVTEGLVTLDTCEVIRYIGRGNETGHPGQPGEQQ; translated from the coding sequence ATGAGACTGACCGGATCCGCCGTCCGCCTGACGGTCTACGTCGGCGAGAGCGACACCTGGCACCACAAACCCCTCTACACGGAGATCGTGCACCGCGCACACCATGCAGGCCTCGCCGGTGCCTCCGTCTTCCGCGGCATCGAGGGCTTCGGAGCATCCTCACTCATCCACACCAGCAGACTCCTCTCGCTCAGCGAGGACCTGCCCCTGGCGGTCGTCATCGTCGACGACGAAGCACACATCCGCGCCTTCCTGCCCGAGTTGGACGAGTTGGTCACCGAGGGACTCGTCACGCTGGACACCTGCGAAGTCATCCGCTACATCGGCCGCGGCAACGAAACCGGCCACCCAGGACAACCCGGAGAACAACAGTGA
- the crcB gene encoding fluoride efflux transporter CrcB: protein MANEPVDPDVDLHIPEQRAARGPGQAPIVAVVALGGAIGASARYGASLLWPTADGTFPWTTLAVNVIGCAVIGVFMVIISDVWAAHRLVRPFFGTGVLGGFTTFSTYAVDIQRLIDDGKPRTALAYLALTLFAALAAVWTTAHLTRRIVRWRQR, encoded by the coding sequence ATGGCGAACGAGCCCGTCGATCCCGACGTCGACCTCCACATCCCGGAGCAACGCGCCGCTCGCGGGCCAGGACAGGCACCCATCGTCGCCGTGGTAGCCCTCGGCGGGGCCATCGGCGCCAGCGCGCGCTACGGCGCCTCACTGCTCTGGCCGACAGCAGACGGCACCTTCCCCTGGACCACCCTGGCCGTCAACGTCATCGGCTGCGCCGTCATCGGTGTCTTCATGGTCATCATCAGCGACGTATGGGCAGCCCACCGGCTCGTACGCCCCTTCTTCGGCACCGGCGTCCTCGGCGGCTTCACCACCTTCTCCACCTACGCCGTCGACATCCAGCGCCTGATCGACGACGGCAAACCGCGCACCGCCCTGGCCTACCTGGCGCTCACGCTGTTCGCGGCCCTGGCGGCGGTGTGGACGACAGCGCACCTCACCCGACGGATCGTCCGATGGAGGCAGCGATGA
- the eno gene encoding phosphopyruvate hydratase has product MTFRISDLEALEVLDSRARPTLAVTMTLADGTRVHAGVPSGASTGSREAVELRDGRPERFGGQGVLTAVAHVNGEIATALSGRAFGSAADVDAALMELDGTATKERLGANAVVGVSLAAARAESATTGKDLWRSLADVAGTTPGLPVPHFNVVNGGAHASNDLDFQEFMLAPLGAPDLPQAVRAGAEVYGRLRTRLASQGHPTGLGDEGGFAPPIDRPEDVLALLVEAIKDAGYTPGRDGIAIALDPAASEFATGDGYRVAGELLTSTQLIDRYEEIIERFPVWSIEDGLAEDDWDGWPTMTARLSERVQLMGDDIFVTNPGILTQAIQREVGNAALIKVNQIGTVTETLQAMRICREAGYAQMISHRSGETEDAFIADLATGTGCGQIKSGAPARGERVAKYNRLLALAAASPDLPYGIHP; this is encoded by the coding sequence ATGACCTTCCGTATCAGCGACCTGGAGGCCTTGGAGGTTCTCGACTCCCGGGCCCGCCCCACCCTCGCCGTCACCATGACCCTGGCAGACGGCACACGCGTGCACGCCGGCGTCCCCTCCGGCGCGTCCACCGGCAGCCGGGAGGCCGTCGAACTACGCGACGGCCGTCCGGAACGCTTCGGAGGCCAGGGCGTGCTGACGGCCGTCGCCCACGTGAACGGCGAGATCGCCACGGCCCTGTCCGGGCGTGCCTTCGGCTCGGCGGCCGACGTGGATGCGGCACTCATGGAACTCGACGGCACCGCCACCAAGGAACGGCTCGGCGCGAACGCGGTCGTCGGGGTGTCACTGGCCGCCGCACGGGCCGAGTCCGCCACCACCGGCAAAGACCTGTGGCGTTCCCTCGCCGACGTCGCCGGCACCACACCCGGCCTGCCCGTCCCGCACTTCAACGTCGTCAACGGAGGCGCCCACGCCAGCAACGACCTGGACTTCCAGGAGTTCATGCTCGCCCCGCTCGGTGCACCCGACCTCCCCCAGGCGGTCCGCGCGGGCGCCGAGGTGTACGGACGGCTCAGGACACGGCTGGCATCCCAAGGCCACCCCACGGGTCTGGGCGACGAAGGGGGCTTCGCGCCGCCCATCGACCGCCCGGAGGATGTCCTCGCCCTGCTCGTCGAAGCAATCAAGGACGCCGGCTACACGCCGGGCCGCGACGGCATCGCGATCGCCCTCGACCCCGCGGCCAGCGAGTTCGCCACCGGCGACGGTTACCGGGTCGCAGGCGAACTGCTCACCTCCACCCAGCTCATCGACCGCTATGAAGAGATCATCGAACGCTTCCCCGTATGGAGCATCGAGGACGGCCTGGCGGAAGACGACTGGGACGGCTGGCCCACCATGACCGCGCGCCTCTCCGAGCGGGTCCAGCTCATGGGCGACGACATCTTCGTCACCAACCCCGGCATCCTCACCCAGGCCATCCAGCGCGAGGTGGGCAACGCGGCCCTGATCAAGGTCAACCAGATCGGCACCGTCACCGAGACCCTCCAAGCCATGCGGATCTGCCGCGAAGCCGGCTACGCGCAGATGATCTCCCACCGCTCCGGTGAGACCGAGGACGCCTTCATCGCCGACCTCGCCACCGGCACCGGATGCGGCCAGATCAAGTCCGGAGCGCCGGCCCGCGGCGAACGCGTCGCCAAGTACAACCGGCTGCTCGCCCTCGCCGCCGCCTCACCCGACCTGCCCTACGGCATCCACCCCTGA